A section of the Gemmatimonadota bacterium genome encodes:
- a CDS encoding tryptophan 7-halogenase, which translates to MATYAKGRGMIQPGAESLRKIAVIGQGTAGSLAAATVTRLHPDGDHELHHIYDSRIPVIGVGEGSWPSLVQELQKLTRLPHETVQQRLKGTRKYGVAFEGWGRRDRDFTHYFTPQQVSYAYHLSADLMADLLREGTRARHIDAKVLDITRLEDGAQVEYEDRAPERYDLVFDARGFPKELHPDRHIDISFIPTNTAVIRRCPAVIDGGRNGPVLQHTYTRAVARPHGWIFVIPLTVHTSYGYIFNRDVSDLAEVESDFDAFLETDGAAEFEQRAVIPFPNFVHRRIYDGAVARIGNAAAFMEPLEATAIVSAQLQVGMVLHTRLNRPAAHLERDAPAVNRFLINNLLCYGLFVGWHYACGSNYDSAFWRHAREQAWPRHRESMDPEAVDCDALCRFDGMLELLNRPVIDKADWHRMCAVPLTSYAQMSQGLGWTGRHSNRYIP; encoded by the coding sequence ATGGCGACGTATGCCAAAGGACGCGGTATGATCCAGCCGGGCGCCGAATCTCTACGCAAGATCGCCGTTATCGGGCAGGGGACCGCGGGATCCCTGGCGGCCGCCACCGTAACACGTCTCCACCCCGACGGCGACCACGAGCTGCACCACATCTATGACTCACGTATTCCGGTCATCGGCGTGGGCGAAGGCAGCTGGCCGAGCCTGGTTCAGGAACTGCAGAAACTGACCAGGCTGCCCCATGAGACCGTCCAGCAGCGCTTGAAGGGAACGCGCAAGTACGGTGTCGCCTTCGAGGGGTGGGGCCGGCGCGACCGCGATTTCACCCACTACTTTACCCCACAGCAGGTGTCCTACGCCTACCACCTGTCCGCCGACCTGATGGCGGACTTGCTGCGCGAAGGCACGCGCGCGCGCCATATCGATGCGAAAGTGCTGGACATCACCAGGTTGGAGGACGGCGCTCAGGTGGAATACGAGGACCGGGCGCCGGAACGCTACGACCTTGTATTCGACGCCCGCGGGTTTCCGAAAGAACTCCACCCCGACCGGCACATCGACATTTCCTTCATCCCAACCAATACCGCCGTCATCCGGCGATGCCCGGCGGTCATCGACGGCGGGCGGAACGGACCGGTGCTGCAACATACCTACACCCGGGCGGTTGCCCGTCCGCACGGGTGGATATTCGTCATTCCGCTGACGGTGCACACGTCTTACGGGTACATCTTCAACCGGGATGTATCCGACCTCGCGGAAGTCGAATCGGATTTTGACGCGTTCCTGGAGACCGACGGCGCGGCCGAATTCGAGCAAAGGGCCGTCATCCCGTTTCCGAATTTCGTCCATCGCCGGATCTACGATGGCGCCGTAGCCCGCATCGGCAACGCGGCCGCCTTCATGGAGCCCCTCGAGGCGACGGCGATCGTATCCGCTCAACTGCAGGTCGGGATGGTACTCCACACGCGCCTCAACCGGCCGGCGGCGCATCTTGAGCGCGACGCGCCGGCGGTCAACCGGTTTCTCATCAACAATCTGCTGTGCTACGGTCTATTCGTCGGCTGGCACTATGCCTGTGGTTCGAATTACGACAGCGCATTCTGGCGTCACGCCCGTGAACAGGCCTGGCCGCGACACCGCGAGTCCATGGACCCCGAGGCGGTGGATTGCGATGCGCTCTGTAGATTCGACGGCATGCTCGAACTGCTGAACCGGCCGGTCATCGACAAAGCCGACTGGCACCGGATGTGCGCGGTGCCGCTCACCAGTTACGCCCAGATGTCTCAGGGACTGGGCTGGACCGGCCGACATTCAAATCGTTACATTCCTTGA